tggccttgaacccaggtccttaagcatggtgacatgcactctaccatgtgAACCATCCCctgccccaacacacacacacacacacacacacacacacacacaccccttcaaaTCACAATTTTGAGTCCCTCTGATTGTTGCAAGTTCTGTGAGAGCTTTATCTTCCTCTTGCCTCTTAGTAACCCAGACTATACTTCCTTGGGcctttcagggaaaaaaaaaaaaaattcctgttatGCATAACAACTTTTCCTTTAAGTAGCACAAGACAAGCCAGTTTTTCCCCTTCCTGAGTCTTTTGTGAAATATCAAGTCCCCTCCTCAACATACCATTATTCTCCTACAAATCTTTTGAGTTATATTCATACAATGTACTTTCACAGTGTGATCCACATAGCTAACAAAATAATGCAGAGAACaactaaaaactttaaaaactccatcagaacctggagagagaagaggaaaagaagagtgtcattcaaaagtaataataggtgtgggtgtaacttggaagggaagagagggcaggaccatgGAGGGGGGAGgcatatatatacagatagtaacagaaacaatagtcaacccatatttgcaaccttgggagaatgatGGTAACTTccaagagagagaatggggatacagaactctggtggtgggaaaggtgtagaattatattcctgttataatttgtaaatcaatattaagtcacatcatgccgggagccaaggccttagttaagactctcatatagccggtgagaggacattccaatcattggaactgagattaccatctagctgtttggaaagttgctcacccacctccctcccccactaccttagcagaacttcctccttgtttgtgcatatatggcggttgaaaaataaaattttcagagcttgatcagatctcatgacttgctctcgttcttcctgtctcttgtcccctccattctctcgccccctaccctaggtttccgtcgataaccccgcaggccggggcaacatcatttttaaaaactttaaaaacacaTCATGTTTTGACTCATGGCagctttacttattcatttatgatatatatgcatttttttctttttcttttcttgacttAATACTGAATAAAATCAGGGgctgatttttaaaagaacatctgTGTCAGCGAGGCCTACTGTATAGTTTAGTGAAACTTGTCAACTATTATAAACATAGTTATAAGAAACAGAGGgtttagggcaacaaaagggaaaacttaaaaaaaaagaaacagagggttTCTAACATGTCTACTATTTATAACATTTGTGTCATATAATTTCAGAAGAAAATGATCTACTGATGCTGTACTTTTAATGCCTGTTTCACTTGTAaaactgtcctatccaaagaattaaaaagtatttttttattacataGTTTCAATAGCTGCTGAAATACTAGTAACTAAACACAGTCTCAAACACCTCTAAATCAAATATACTTTGAATCTCAATTACTTTTACACTATTATAGGACTAGAACTTTCCTGGCTCAGGGCCCTAACTCTTTATTAATGAAATTCAAGatcccaatttttttttgtcactaatgTACATAGATGCTGACAAAAACCTAAAGCAACTCTTATCTAGAGGTTATATAATATATAGCAGTAGACCAGTGCAgtaaaaaaatcatataaaatgaTTATCCTAATTATGCTTTTTGCAAGAATAGAGAATGACTTTTTTCAGTAAGTTAGCAATACAGTTTCATTAAAATTTgacaatggggagtcaggcggtagcacagcaggttaagcgcaggtggtgcaaagcacaaggaccggcataaggatcccggttcaagcccctgtctccccacctgaagggcagtcacttcacaagcagtgaagcaggtctgcaggtgtctatctttctctccccctgtcttcccctcctctctccatttctctctgtcctatccaacaacaacgacaacaataataactacaacaataaaacaagggcaacaaaagggaataaatagataaaataaaataaaaatcttttttaaaaaattgacaatgaatatatttattttgtgcagaaaaagtgagaaagagagaaatggagaaggaaggaaggaagaaacagaacatactgaccaaaaaaaaaaaaaagcaaagcaagtaTTACTACAAAATGACTCAATGAATTTCACTGTAGAACGGCTGGGATTTCTGGTAAGGAAAGGAACATCACTATCTGAAGGTTAGTGATTGAGCATGGGCAGCAGGatcaggagaggaggagagaaggactcAAGCAGAAACATTGTACTGCATTGTCTGTGAGCACTGTATCTGCAACTGCTTCAAGCGCATGTGACAAACTTAAAGAATCCACAAAGAACCACTCTGGGACCAAGTGgtctaaaaaaaagaacttgggacTGCTGTTTCCAGCTGCAGACACCACAAGCTCCTGAGCAAATCCTGGGGAACCATTTGGAAGAACCAGGGAACTGAACACTGTACCTTTTTGACAACAGGTGATCAGGTTCAGActgccctggaggcaagaaaagtaACTTTGACCTCACAGCAATTCCTACTTTCAGGAATCTGTCTAGGAAAAGAAGAAGGTCTGGGGTCTTTCCCCTTCAgcctcactccccaccccagcccacccccaccaGACAAGGGTTCTATATAAGGACTATTAAGTGCCTTAATACCACTACTTTAAAGCTCCTCCCCTTGCTCAACAACTCACATACACAACAGAACTCAGCACCACCTAAGccctacaacaaaaacaaaacagatgggAAAACTTGGGGGGGAAATccagaaaaatatatcaaaaaatgAACTTAATAAACACATTGccaggaaatttgaagaaatacaaagttctcgatttaatatggagaaatagCTTAGGAAAGAAATAGAtgattttgtggtccgggaggtggcactgtgataaggctttggactctcaagcatgaggtcccgagtttgatccccggcagcacatgtgccagagtgatgtctggttctttctctctcctcctatctttctcataaataaataaaatctttttttaaaaaaaatagatgacttTAAAATTCATTTGATAGGAAAACGTGAAACAGAGTTTAAAGGATATGAAGAACACTTGGAATGCACTCCAGTTTCAAATAGTAAGCCAAGGAAGTCAACTTACCTATctagaaaagaaaataacagaaATAGAGGACAAACTGGCCATACTCTCAGActtgaaaggaaaaggagaaaaaagatttAGGGAAAATGAAGTAACTCTTCAAGAGCTTGAAGACTCCCTTAGAAAAGCAAATACCAGCCTTGCAGACGCCTCCACTTACTTGCCGCTAGCGTCCTGCAGCACGCCATGGTCAACCCCACGGTGTTCTTCGACATCGCCATCGACGGTGAGCCCCTAGGCCGTGCCTCCTTTGAGTTGTTTGCAGACAAAGTTCCGAAGACCGCGGAAAACTTTCGCGCTCTGAGCACTGGAGAGAAAGGGATTGGTTATATGGGTTCCTGCTTTTACAGAGTTATCCCTGGATTTATGTGCCAGGGTGGTGACTTCACACGCCATAATGGCATGGGAGGGAAGTCTATCTCCGGGGAGAAATTTGTGGATGAGAATTTCATCCTGAAGCATACAGGCCCAGGCATCTTGTCAATGGCAAATGCTGGACACAACACACAGGGTTCCcagttcttcatctgcactgctaACACCGACTGGTTGGATGGCAAGCATGTGGTCTTCAGCAAAGTGAAGGAGGGCATGAATGTTGTGCAGGCCATGGAGGGTTCTGGCTCCAAGAATGGCAAGACCAGCAAGAAGATCACCATTGCTGACTGTGGACAAATCTAATATATTTGAGTTGTCTTATTTTAACCACCAGACCATTCCTTCTGTAGCTTAGCAGAACACCCCTCCACCCCTCTGCTCAAAACACCCTGTAACTGTGCTCTTGCTACAGTCCTTCGGTTTCCATGTTTTCCTTATCGATCTCTTTCAAGTCTAGCTGGATTTCAGAGTTAAGTTTAtgattatgaaataaaaaaaaaataaacagttgtGTGCccttgaaataaaaaagaaaaaagaaaagcaaatttcAAAATTATAATGGTCTCAGAAGTAGAGGAGCTAAAGGGTAAAGCAGAAACCATATTAAAAGAATTAACACCAGAAAATTTCCAAATTTTGGTCAGGACATAAATATTAGTATGGTCAGGACATAAATATTCAGAAAACAGAAAGATCAAATTCCTAAACCCAAATAGACCGACACAAAGACACATACATCATcatgaaactatcaaaagtcaagaaCAAAGAAATACCTTAAAAGCTGCCAGGAGATATAttgtgacgtgtgtgtgtgtgtgtgtgtgtgtgtgtgtgtgtagcacagCTGCTTGTGCACAAATAGCACAAACTGGCACAGGGATCCTGATttccagccccacctccccacttgcagggggggggtctcttcacaggcagtgaagcaggcctgaaggtgtctatctttctctcccctctgtcttcccctcctctctcgatttctctctaggACTCTAGGACgacctgtctaacaacgatgacaacaacaacaataataataacaaaatgataAACAGGGGCAAGAAAAGGCGGGGGGGAGGAAGATTGTGACTTATAAAGGTAGCATAGTCAGCTTTGCATTAGATTTTTCTGCAGGAACCATGGAGGGTAGAAATGAGTGGAGTGGTATATTCAGGGTTTTAAAAGACAGCTACCAGGCATGTGTACTTTACCCGCAAGATAATTAttcagggcagggaagatagcataacggtgatgtaaagagactcttatgcctgaggctccaaagtcttggatatatataatttttatttacaaaaaggaaacactgacaaaaactataggataagaggggtacaactccacacaattcccaccaccagaactccatatcctgtcccctcccctgatagctttcctattctttatccctctgggagcatggacccaggtatATCccacaccagaagccagagctaagcagtgctccaggaaaaggggggtgggagtggggtggggtgggagggaaccAGGTATGAAAGAGCAATCAAAAGAGTACCTGATATACAAACAACTAAAGGAGTTTGACATGACCAGATCTGACTTGCAAGAGTTGCTGAAAGGAGTGCCACAGAGGAAGAAACAAGGAACCTTTAACTCTCAACctagaaacacacacatagaaaTATTTGGCAacgttttgtatgttaactctcttttcagcccccaggttcctgatgccatcaggatgctggccaggcttccctggactgaagaccccaccaatgagtcctggagctccacttccccagagccccaccctaccagggaaagagagaggcaggctgggagtatggatcgaccagtcaacacccatgttcagcggggaagcaattatggaagccagaccttccaccttctgcaacccacaatgaccttgggttcatgctcccagagggaaagagaatgggaagggagtggggaggggacgggatatagagattgggtggcgggaattgtgtggagttgtactcccccatcctatgattttgttaatgtctcctttcttaaataaaaaatatatatatatttggcaactTTAATGtataaaaggagaggaaaaaatggaTAGAGATGTTTAAGCAAAGAATAGTGAAACAAgaacagttttttaaaagttctcttagacatatttatataaaattatatatagtaCTTTTTGTAAAACATATTTACATGCATATACTCTTCTTATTAAttgatgtcattttctctctagtactttttaatctttcttatattttttgttgttttatctcaTACTTCTTACTATATTTAATACCTTGAGACTCTTTAATTTGGTATTAGTATTAAAAGACTCTTGTtattatagtttatatctgttaccaactgacctgcatttctctgaaagacagctaccagttGTACTACCAGTACAACTACCAGTCTACTTGTACATGCAATATAAAGAGCTGAAACACATAaggttgttaaaaagaaaaagggggatagggtagggtggggaagatagtataatgattatgcaaagagactctccaaggtctcaggctccaaggtctcaggttcaacccccccacacacacacacaccaccataaaccagagtggagcagtaATCAAACTGTCCCTGAGATTTTAAAGGTGATATCAATATACAGTCCCACTAGCAAGTTGTGAGGGCTCCTTGTATCCAATTCCAACCGCAGGCAATTTGTTATTTCCATTTGTTTTACACAAAGTAAGACATAAAACAGGCATTTTGCAACCGGCTGAGAAGTCGACAGGAACGCACTTGAATCACAGATGACCCAACCAGTTTCAGAGGGGCAGCTGCGCATGCGCTCGAGTTGCGGGGTCGCCTTGGGAACCCGAGAGCGAATCTACCCGCTGGCGGCGCGGAGGTCGCTGCAAGGCCTGAATATGGAGCTGCCGGACCCAGTCCGCCAAAGGCTGGGAAACTTCAGCCGGTCCATGTTCAGTGACTCGAACCGGACAGGGCCAGAGTACGGC
Above is a window of Erinaceus europaeus chromosome 3, mEriEur2.1, whole genome shotgun sequence DNA encoding:
- the LOC103128722 gene encoding peptidyl-prolyl cis-trans isomerase A-like, whose amino-acid sequence is MVNPTVFFDIAIDGEPLGRASFELFADKVPKTAENFRALSTGEKGIGYMGSCFYRVIPGFMCQGGDFTRHNGMGGKSISGEKFVDENFILKHTGPGILSMANAGHNTQGSQFFICTANTDWLDGKHVVFSKVKEGMNVVQAMEGSGSKNGKTSKKITIADCGQI